TAGGGGAGCAGCCCCACACTGCTTTCGCCTATCGCCTCCAGAATTTTTTGGTGCGGCACCAATCCATCACCGCCCACCAGCGTGATATAAGGTTTCTCCTTTATCCGCTGCTTTAGCCGCTGCAGCGTGTCCTGCCGGGAACTGTAGCCAATAATTTTCAGCGAAACTGTTTCGTCCAGCGCATGCAGCTTTTCGGCCAACTCCACCGCCTCGAAAACTCCGTTCATCTCTGCGATAGTACCCGAGTACAGGAGGCGCAGGGGCACTTGCTGCAGCCTTACGGGCGTGGCAGGCAGTGTGTATCCCGGTGCAGGTTTATACTTGTTTTCGATGATGCTATACCTGGCTTCTTCCAGAAATGGCAACTCATCGGCATAGCTGCGCTCGGCCAACAGGAAATGCGAAACAGCATGTGCCGCCCGGCGTTCTGCCCGGCGTACACTCCAGGCAAGCAGCTGCCTAAGCACCGGTAAATAATTGCGCTGCGAGGTGAGGTTCAGGCTGTAGTTTTCCTGCACATCGTACACCAGTTTAGCGCCTGTGCTTTGGCAGTAGCGCATACTTGGCAGCAGCAACTCATGCGTGCAGGCAATAATGAGGTGTGGCTGTAGCTGTTGCAGCAAGTTGAGGTATAGCTGCTGTGCTTTGAAGCGAGTGAGGCTTAACCGGTTAAAGCGAAAGATCGGGTGAAACCTAAGATTGGAGGGAGCATCCGTGGGTAGCGGCGCATGGAAACCTGCAATATGTATTTGGGTATCCGGTAGTTTGCTTAGAGATAGTCCCAGCTTCTCGTACATGCGGGTGTCATTCACGGGCTTCAATACCGCTGCCAGCAGGATTCTCTTTTCGGACATCCATCAAAAATACTTACTTTTGCTGAATATTCTGAATAAACCATATCCTGAACATGGAACTAAAGCAACTGATAGAGCAGGCCTGGGAGAACCGTGAACTGCTGAAAGAAAATAATACCATAGAGGCCATCCGCTCGGTGATGGAGGAACTGGACAAGGGCCGCCTGCGCGTGGCAGAACCAGCCGGAGACGACTGGCAGGTAAACGAGTGGGTGAAGAAAGCCGTGCTGCTATACTTCCCGATCCAGCAAATGAAAACGATAGAGGTAGGCCCTTTTGAGTTTCATGATAAGATGGAGCTGAAGAAGAACTATGCCGATCTAGGCGTACGCGTAGTGCCGCATGCAGTGGCACGTTACGGGGCTTTCCTGGCCAGAGGCGTGGTGATGATGCCATCTTACGTGAACATTGGTGCGTACGTGGATTCCGGCACCATGGTGGATACCTGGGCTACAGTGGGAAGCTGCGCGCAGGTAGGCAAGAACGTGCACCTAAGCGGTGGCGTGGGACTAGGTGGCGTATTAGAGCCATTGCAGGCTGCCCCTGTTATTATTGAAGACGGTGCCTTTATCGGCTCCAGAAGTATATTGGTAGAAGGCTGCCGCATTGGCAAAGAAGCTGTGATCGGCGCTGGCGTAACCATTACGGGCAGTTCCAAGATTTTTGATGTTACCAGCAGCGAAGAGAAAGTTTACAAAGGCTATGTGCCACCACGCTCGGTGGTTATTCCGGGTTCCTATACCAAAAAATTCCCAGCCGGTGAATTCCAGGTGCCTTGCGCCCTCATCATCGGGCAGCGCAAAGAGAGCACGGACTTAAAAACTTCCCTGAACGATGTGCTGCGCGACCACGCAGTAGCGGTGTAGTTTCGTTGCACGTTAATTGTTGCTCGTTAATCGGGAAAAACAATGTACATACTTAAAAAAAGAGCCTCTGATGTAGTATCAGAGGCTCTTTTTTTAAGTATAAGTTTTATCACACTATTCGATCAACGAATAACGAGCAACGATCAACTATTTTCTGAACCGTTCTGCCACCACCAGTTCTTTGGTGCCGTGAGTCCAGGAATAAAAGCCCTGGCCGGATTTGATGCCCTTGTGGCCGGCTTGCACCATGTTCACCAACAGCGGGCAAGGGGCATACTTAGGGTTGCCAAAGCCATCGTGCAGCACGTTCAGAATTGAGAGGCAAACATCTAGACCAATGAAGTCGGCTAACTGCAGCGGTCCCATTGGGTGCGCCATGCCGAGTTTCATAATCGTGTCAATTTCTTCCACGCCGGCAACGCCCTCAAACAGCGAGTAGATGGCCTCGTTGATCATCGGCATCAGGATGCGGTTGGCCACAAAGCCCGGATAGTCGTTTGCCTCGGCGGGTACTTTGCCTAATTTCTTCGACAGTTCTATCACTTGTGTAGTTACTTCATCAGAAGTAGAGTAGCCGCGAATTACTTCCACCAGTTTCATCACCGGCACAGGGTTCATGAAGTGCATGCCAATCACTTTGTCGGGGCGGTTGGTAACGGAGGCAATTTTGGTGATAGAGATAGAGGAGGTGTTGGAGGCAAGTATGGCCTCGGGCTTTGTGAACTTCTCCAGGTCCCGGAAAATATTCAGCTTCAGGTCCACATTTTCAGTGGCGGCTTCCACTACCAGATCCGCATCCTTCACACCTTCTTCCATAGAAGTGTGGGTGCTAATATTGTTCAGTGTCTGTTGCTTTTGCTCCTCTGTCAGGTTTCCTTTGGCCACAATGCGGTCCAGGTTCTTGCTGATGGTGCCAAGCGCTTTCTGCAGCGCCTCCTCCGATATATCAATAAGCGAAACCGGAAAACCATTTTGTGCAAACACATGCGCGATGCCATTGCCCATGGTGCCGGAACCAATTACTGCAATTCTCTTCATAGGGTATAGGTGTATGTCTTGAGTTTTGATTAGTCTATACAAAGCTAAGAACTTTAGGGTTATCCTTTTAAGGTGCTGGGGGATTCTTAAATTCTTACAAACTATTAATCCTAAAACTTATAACCTGATATTTGGCCAATGCTTAGCGCCAAGTTTATTGTAGCGGGCGCATGTTTTATTTTTAGACCTTGCCGATTGGCTTAACCTTTTGATAAATAGGGGGTATGGAGGTAAATGAAACAGCAGCCAAAGAGCGAATTGACACCTTTAGCACTATTTATTATTTAAATTTATAGTATAATCCAAATCCTTTATATTCAAGCGCCGTAAAAGCTAGAAAATAGAATAATACAAAACGCGCAGCCGCAATATAAAGCAACCTTTTTAAAGGAAATCTGTATAGTAGCTGCAATAAACAAAACGAGAACAATGGGAAATTTACTTTATATCATCGCCGTAGTACTGGTGATTTTCTGGCTGATCGGTTTCCTGGGTTTCCCGGATGCTGTCGGTGGAATTATTCACGTACTGCTGGTAATAGCAGTGATCGCGGTGCTGTTGCGCCTGATCCGAAGTGCTTAACCAAAGCACCTTATACACGTAACAACAAACAAATAACGAAACACTAAACAAATAAAACTATGGGAAATTTATTGTATATTATAGCTGTAGTACTTGTGATCATCTGGCTTATCGGTTTCCTTGGATTCCCTGATGCTGTAGGTGGTCTGATCCACATACTACTTGTAATTGCGATTATTGTAGTGCTGCTTCGACTCATAAGGGGTTAAACAGCTAAATCAACATAAATAAAAAAGCGGCTGCCATACTTTGGCAGCCGCTTTTTTATAATCTCTTAGAGAGGAAAGCTTACCTGTTCGTAAACGGTATGTTCAACCCAAACCGAATAACGGGATTGCTGTAAGGGTTATAGAAACTGTCGTTTGCGTTATAGAGCACAAGCAAATCGAAAGAGCCTTTGCTGGAGATACGCTGGCGGTACCCAAGACCCACCAGGGGCATGGTTAAGCTGCTGCGGGTCTTCCCCATCATTCGGCCCATCTGGTCGTAATAGGCGTACTCCACACTTAGGCTCTCTACCTCGCCATGTGCCAGCAAGGCGCCGCCGCCTATTTCCACCAGCTCCCCCTGCAGGTACCCACGGCCGCCGTAGTTATTGAAGTTCACACCGCCTCCGCTTTTGTAATGGTATACCGCGCCAACCCCTGCAAATACCTTTGGAAACACAGCATAGCTAAGCGTAGGCATGATGGAGATATTGGTAAAAGTGCCGAATTGCAAACCAAGGCTTCCACCAAAGTATAGCTTGTCGATAAACCGAAGCTGCTCCTCATCTGTCTCCTGCTGCACAGGCAACTCCTGCTCAATTACCTGCGGCTTTGGCTTAGGCTGCTCCTGCACACGCGGGCGCTGCTTCTCTACAGGAACCGGAGGCCCGGTAGGCAGCTCTGGCTTGCGATAAGTTGTATCAGGCACCTGTGCTGCTGCATTGTTGCTGCTAAGTAGCAGCAACAATGAAGGCAGGCACAGTACAATTAAGGAGCGGACATGTTTCAGCATCTTTCAGCAAGTTTATATATGTGGATGACTATACAACGGCTTTAGAATACATTTTCTTGCGTGTCTCTTTGATCGTTTCATCCGACAGGTACTCCTCATAGCTCATGCGCTTGTCAATAATGCCGCTTGGCGTTAGCTCCACAATTCGGTTCGCGATGGTGTCCACAAACTGAAGGTCATGCGACGAGAACAGAATGGTACCATCAAATTCACGAAGCGAGTTGTTTAGCGCCTGAATTGATTCCAGGTCCAGGTGGTTCGTCGGCTCGTCGAAAACCAGTACGTTACCAGAGTGCAGCATCATGCGGGAAAACATGCAGCGCACTTTCTCTCCACCCGACAGTACGTTCGCTTTCTTCAACGACTCCTCACCGGAGAAAAGCATGCGGCCCAGGAAGCCCCGGATAAAGCTTTCATCTTTCTCCACGGAGTACTGACGCAGCCAATCCACCAGGTTCAGATCGGTATCGAAGAACTCGGCGTTGTCTTTCGGGAAGAAGGAAGATGTAATGGTCGTGCCCCACTTAAAGTCGCCGCTTGTTGGCTTCTCTTCGTTGAACAGGATTTTAAAGAAAGAGGAGGCAGCAATGTCGTTACGACCGATTACGGCAATCTTATCGCCTTTGTCCACCATCAGGTTAATGTTGGTGAAGATAGGCTGCCCGTCAATCACCTTCGACAGGTTCTCGACGTTTAGGATTTGGTTGCCAGCTTCGCGCTCTGGTTTGAAGGCGATATAAGGATATTTGCGTGAGGAGGGCTTGATATCTTCCACCGTCAGTTTCTCCAGTAACTTGGCACGCGAGGTAGCCTGCTTTGATTTGGAGGCGTTTGCACTGAAGCGGCGGATAAACTCCTCCAGTTCCTTTCGCTTGTCTTCTGTCTTCTTATTAGCGTCTGAGCGCTGCTTCAGGGCCAGCTGGCTGGACTCGTACCAGAAACTGTAGTTACCGGCGTACAGCTGTATTTTGCTGAAGTCGATGTCTGCCACATGCGTACAAACAGCATCCAGGAAGTGGCGGTCGTGCGATACCACAATCACCGTGTTAGGGAAGCTATCGAGGAAGTTCTCCAGCCACATAATCGATTCGGCGTCGAGGTGGTTTGTTGGTTCGTCCAGCAGCAGGATCTCCGGGTTTCCAAACAGGGCCTGCGCCAACAGCACACGCACTTTTTCGCTGCCGCTAAGGTCCAGCATCTGGGAGTGGTGCAGGTCTTCTGAAATACCTAGGCCACTCAAAAGTTCAGCTGCCTCATACTCTGCGTTCCAGCCTTCCAGGTCGGCAAACTCTCCTTCCAGCTCTGCCGCGCGAAGACCGTCTTCTTCGCTGAAGTCAGGTTTCGCGTACAGCGCGTCCTTCTCCGCCATGATAGCCCATAGGCGCTTATGGCCCATGATCACCGTCTGCAGGGCTGGGTATTCATCGTATTCAAAGTGGTTCTGCTTTAACACCGCCAGGCGGGCGTTGGCAGGAATATCCACTGTGCCCGTGTTAGGGTCTATTTCTCCGGATAGTATTTTCAGAAAAGTCGACTTTCCAGCGCCATTGGCCCCGATCAGGCCATAACAGTTGCCGGGAGTAAACTTAATGGTTACATCTTCAAATAATGTGCGCTTGCCGTAAGACAGGCTGACATTGTTCGTACTAATCATAGGGTTTGCGTATGGGTATAGTTTCAGATTTGGCTGCAAAGCTACGAAAAAAAGCGCGTCTTAACGCTTTCGCTTGTAATGCAGCATAATAAAAAAAGGTGAAGCGGCGACATGCATGTGCTTAATTGCCAGCTGTTTTGCGTCTTATCACAGAAAAAAACAAGGCTAAAGCACAACACCACTGCTGTATCTTTAGTATATAATTTTAATAATATTAATAAGTGAAGCATTCCAACAAGTTCGGATGCTTCCAAATGCTCTTTATATAACCATTTGCGCGATTAATCTGTTCATTTTAGTGAGCAGTCAAGTCTAAATTTAAACCTATTCAATACATGGCATCTTCTACTATAACCTACCAAAAGGTTTCGATCAAGTATGGTATACTTGTTGGCATAGTACACATCATATACTTCCTGATAATGTGGGCTTTGGGAGTCCTCGACATTGTAGAACTTTCCTTTATAAGCGGCTTATTCCTGGTGATAGGCATTTGCCTGGCCATTTCAAACTTTAAGAAGGCAAAAGGCGGTGTGATTCAATATTTTCAAGGCCTCGGGATTGGCGCTACGGTTGGAGCGGTTTCTTCCAGTATACTTGCTGTATTCCTGGCCATCTTTGTCAGTGCCATCGACAGGGAATACCTGGCAGCCCTACAGGCTAGTTCTTTTTTCCCGGAAGGGTTGTCCATACTTTCCCTGTTTGTCTTGACAATTTTGTACGGAACCGTTCCTGGTGCATGGATTGCCTTCATCGCAATGCAGTGGTTTAAGAACCCGGATCATACTATGACGGATCAGATCAAATAAAGAAGCAGGGCTCTTTACTCCTAATTAACTTTATGTAAAATGGAAAAAATTGGCTTGAAGTACGGATTGCTGACTGCAGCTGCGCTCATCGCTTACTTCCTGCTTATGGCCCTCCTCGGCCTTACCCATATCGTTGAACTACGATTCCTCAACGGTATCATTTTGGCGGTGGGCGTGGTGTTGGCCCTAAGAGGATATAAAGTTAAAGAGGAAGGAAATGTAAAGTACTTCAAGGGGTTGGGCACCGGTATCATAACATCTATAGTGGCAACGGTAATCTTCGCGACGTTCATGCTCATTTACCTGAAAATAGCAGGGGAGGCTTTTGTGGAGCTGCTTACAGCAGAACAATACCTGGGCCAGCGCATTGAGGTAACGCCCGGAATAGTGATTTTCACCGTGCTCATGCTGGAAGGTCTTATCTCGGGTGTGATGATTTCCTTTATAGCTATGCAATTCTTCAAGCGGCCGCAACACCAAATGAATGGTTCCCGCTAATTTCTATAATTAAATCAGAGTATCTGTAGTCTCAGCTAAACAGTAGCAACTTTCCTTATTGGAGCCATACCTAATGCTGTAGCCACTTCCACTTTTCCTCAGCCAGAAAGGCGCATTCATATACATAGGTATAGAAACGCGCCTTTCTGAGATATTTCTTTTCTCTTTCTTACTTTACTATTGTGTCGGGGCGTTGTATAATCTGGACAACAACCTCGTGCCGGTCTCCTTCTTTATCTTCTAATTTGTAAATAACCAATGGATTGTCTGCGTCGTGGATAGATTCTATGTTGATCACCCTGTCACCTTCCTCCATCTGTGCTTCTAGTTGGGGGGCTAGGTCTTTTATAGCTTTCGCAAAGTTTATTTCGAGTTTACTGGGGTTGTAGTGCTTCGTCCTCATGTTGCTTTTGTTAAAAACAGATCGCCAACTGCTTTAGTATTTGCGATACATGTCATGAAAAATCCAATTCTTTTCTATGTATATAGTATACCCCTGCTATTAGGTATAGTTGCAAAACTACCCTGATAATTAGCCAAAAATTTGGAACATGAGGTTTAACAAACAATTGTTTTACTTCTGGATCTTAAAGTTAAACTAATTATAAAATAAGTTTAAATTAAAATATAGAATTTGCTAACTTGCCTGCATCAAATACGTTAAGTAAAAGCAGAAGATCATTCAGCATATTGATGCCGGATGATGAATAGTTACCCTTATACTTACTTAAATGAAGAGAATTATACTTGCATCTGTGTTGGCGTTGGTAGGAGTGGCAGGTCAGGCACAGCGCATGCCTGTTTCTGATGATGGACTGGATCAGGTGGTATTATCATTTGACCTGACGGGGCCTGCAATGGCAACAATAGAAATGAAACAGGAGCTACAGCTTACGGAAGAGCAGTATGCCCACATTGAGAGGCTGAATGCAGAGCGTTTCACTAAACTCGAAATAGCCGAGGCAAGCTTTGCACGAAACCCCGACAAGCGTGCTAGTGAGGTGAAGTCCATACACCTGCAAAGCGACCGCAGCCTGCAGGCAATCCTGACAGAGCAGCAACTACGCCAGTACCAGGTATTGGAAGGGCGCTATGATATCCAACTTATCTCTGAGAAAGAAGGAGAATAAATCAACTGCACAAGTATTAAATATTAAAAGGACAGGCCGTAGCAATACGGCCTGTCCTTTTTTATTTAGCTGTAACGGGTCTGTAGTATCCTACTTCTGAAATTTTGCCCACGGCAGTAAGGCGAATTTCAATCCTGTTGGC
Above is a window of Pontibacter akesuensis DNA encoding:
- a CDS encoding glycosyltransferase translates to MSEKRILLAAVLKPVNDTRMYEKLGLSLSKLPDTQIHIAGFHAPLPTDAPSNLRFHPIFRFNRLSLTRFKAQQLYLNLLQQLQPHLIIACTHELLLPSMRYCQSTGAKLVYDVQENYSLNLTSQRNYLPVLRQLLAWSVRRAERRAAHAVSHFLLAERSYADELPFLEEARYSIIENKYKPAPGYTLPATPVRLQQVPLRLLYSGTIAEMNGVFEAVELAEKLHALDETVSLKIIGYSSRQDTLQRLKQRIKEKPYITLVGGDGLVPHQKILEAIGESSVGLLPYWPHPSTSRCIPTKLFEYIAYALPVLVQQNPLWASIVAANKAGLSVDFAAIQPQELLQRIRQQTFYTSGVPDTVYWKSEEAMLNSLIKELLN
- a CDS encoding 2,3,4,5-tetrahydropyridine-2,6-dicarboxylate N-succinyltransferase; this translates as MELKQLIEQAWENRELLKENNTIEAIRSVMEELDKGRLRVAEPAGDDWQVNEWVKKAVLLYFPIQQMKTIEVGPFEFHDKMELKKNYADLGVRVVPHAVARYGAFLARGVVMMPSYVNIGAYVDSGTMVDTWATVGSCAQVGKNVHLSGGVGLGGVLEPLQAAPVIIEDGAFIGSRSILVEGCRIGKEAVIGAGVTITGSSKIFDVTSSEEKVYKGYVPPRSVVIPGSYTKKFPAGEFQVPCALIIGQRKESTDLKTSLNDVLRDHAVAV
- a CDS encoding 3-hydroxyacyl-CoA dehydrogenase family protein, giving the protein MKRIAVIGSGTMGNGIAHVFAQNGFPVSLIDISEEALQKALGTISKNLDRIVAKGNLTEEQKQQTLNNISTHTSMEEGVKDADLVVEAATENVDLKLNIFRDLEKFTKPEAILASNTSSISITKIASVTNRPDKVIGMHFMNPVPVMKLVEVIRGYSTSDEVTTQVIELSKKLGKVPAEANDYPGFVANRILMPMINEAIYSLFEGVAGVEEIDTIMKLGMAHPMGPLQLADFIGLDVCLSILNVLHDGFGNPKYAPCPLLVNMVQAGHKGIKSGQGFYSWTHGTKELVVAERFRK
- a CDS encoding lmo0937 family membrane protein → MGNLLYIIAVVLVIFWLIGFLGFPDAVGGIIHVLLVIAVIAVLLRLIRSA
- a CDS encoding lmo0937 family membrane protein, encoding MGNLLYIIAVVLVIIWLIGFLGFPDAVGGLIHILLVIAIIVVLLRLIRG
- a CDS encoding ABC-F family ATP-binding cassette domain-containing protein, with the translated sequence MISTNNVSLSYGKRTLFEDVTIKFTPGNCYGLIGANGAGKSTFLKILSGEIDPNTGTVDIPANARLAVLKQNHFEYDEYPALQTVIMGHKRLWAIMAEKDALYAKPDFSEEDGLRAAELEGEFADLEGWNAEYEAAELLSGLGISEDLHHSQMLDLSGSEKVRVLLAQALFGNPEILLLDEPTNHLDAESIMWLENFLDSFPNTVIVVSHDRHFLDAVCTHVADIDFSKIQLYAGNYSFWYESSQLALKQRSDANKKTEDKRKELEEFIRRFSANASKSKQATSRAKLLEKLTVEDIKPSSRKYPYIAFKPEREAGNQILNVENLSKVIDGQPIFTNINLMVDKGDKIAVIGRNDIAASSFFKILFNEEKPTSGDFKWGTTITSSFFPKDNAEFFDTDLNLVDWLRQYSVEKDESFIRGFLGRMLFSGEESLKKANVLSGGEKVRCMFSRMMLHSGNVLVFDEPTNHLDLESIQALNNSLREFDGTILFSSHDLQFVDTIANRIVELTPSGIIDKRMSYEEYLSDETIKETRKKMYSKAVV
- a CDS encoding DUF4199 domain-containing protein; protein product: MASSTITYQKVSIKYGILVGIVHIIYFLIMWALGVLDIVELSFISGLFLVIGICLAISNFKKAKGGVIQYFQGLGIGATVGAVSSSILAVFLAIFVSAIDREYLAALQASSFFPEGLSILSLFVLTILYGTVPGAWIAFIAMQWFKNPDHTMTDQIK
- a CDS encoding DUF4199 domain-containing protein, with amino-acid sequence MEKIGLKYGLLTAAALIAYFLLMALLGLTHIVELRFLNGIILAVGVVLALRGYKVKEEGNVKYFKGLGTGIITSIVATVIFATFMLIYLKIAGEAFVELLTAEQYLGQRIEVTPGIVIFTVLMLEGLISGVMISFIAMQFFKRPQHQMNGSR